The sequence cacacagagctttaatAAACTCTACAGCTGTCATCTctgttttagtgttttactgtttaatactaacacacacacacacacacacacacacacacacacacacacacacagagttatttgTTCTCTGTAAGAAGTTCACCGGATGTGTGTAAAGGCCCTGAGCTAACCTCAGCTCACAAAGAAAGTGTAGTaaagttaaagagagagagagagagagagagagagagagacagagacagagagtcttTCTGACTAAAGATAATGGCGATCCTGATCATCAGTAGTCTGTTAATCCTGGTCCTGCTCGGTGTTCGTACAGACGGTGAGTTTCAGCTTTGCTCGTTTACTTTATATaaagtgaatatttatataatcattaAAATAGAACACAGTCATGTCTCTGATATACTGGATATGTTTACTATAGATTATTAcaattatctttatttttattattattataattatctgTATAACTGCATTAAATAAACTCAATAAAAATTggattatacatatatatataaattgtgtgtaaaaagaGTGAAAACATCTTAGTCATGAACTTTAAATCCTCCTTCTCTGCACTTGTGTTTTAACTTATTACAATTTActataaaattttttttgaaagacTTTCAACTTTTACTCAAGTACGATTAGAgctttaatttaactttaactttaaatattttttttaacctacaaTAGAAATTTCAATTATATAAGTAAAAatactagacacacacacacacacacacacacacacacacacacacacacacacacacacacacacacgtatattaATCACAATGAACcctaaatgattattttacttcTTGCAAATTTGTCCAGGGTTTTTACAACTTTATTGTAAATGAGCAAATTtactgaaacagaaaaagataaaataatctttattttaagatttatgTTGTTgcttaaaatgttaataaaataaagaaataatacagattcaattttataatttaaattttataatcaGTGAATTCCACtattaaaatttttttccaAAGTTCAAAGTTAAAATTTCATTGACTTTGCATTTTTTCCTACAGTTTAAACAAGctgaaaaacagacaaataaataatgtatcagccaatcacagctgATTCCcacatacattttcatttttaacatcttAACGATGTTCTCATTAAAGTTGAGTCAGTTTTACTGCAGTGTGACGTCTGTGCTGAGCTGAACACGTGTGAAGAGCTGTTAAATAACTGAACACAGTGTTTAGAAACATGTGAAACCGACTGtgtctataataaataataaataatcaatatgACAGAATTACACAAAGCTCGACCTTCTCTGGATGAACAAAACGTTACAAAACTtaacaaatatacataaaaatatcacatgaCAACTGTGCTGTAactgaaccagtgttaatgtattcactgatacttctaagcacttttgtatgtcgcaCTGGACGTctggcaaatgctgtaaatttaatgtaaatatgattCGACAcattaaaaaactttttattaattgtacAACATTAAAATTTGTGATGAAATTTACAAACTATAAAATTTCATTAACAGATCTTTGTTGTCCAGTTGgtcttctgtttcttctcctTCTAGATGAAGCTCTTTGAAGCTCTAACTGATCATCATGTGGTCTTGCTCtttgtctgattgtgtgtattAGAGTCTAATCTGGACTGTTTCCCGTCTATACGGATGCCGAGGAACACGGTGTGGAGCGCTCGTGTAACAGAACGCCTGATGATCAACTGTACTGTAGAAACTAAGACAAACTGCTGGAACAACATCGCAGTGTCATGGTGTAAAATTGACATGAAAAACGAATGCATATATTTAACTCACTCCACTCACACATCAACAGAATGGAGGACCATCAGTGAGAGTAAAAAATTGTTCTTCCTGATTTTCTGGAAAATATCTCTTCAGGATTCTGGACTTTACAGGTGTGAGATACAGTCACCTGTACACACTATGAGCCATAACATCAACGTCACTGTGACAGGTAAACACATAGATGTCTATatagtttgagtgtgtgtgtgtgtatctgtgtgtgtgtactgtatgtgtgagagagtttgtgtgtgtgtgtgtgtgtgtgtgtgtgtgtgtgtgtgtgtgtgtgtgttgatgtataaacacaaagcagctgaATTCAGTCATGTTTTCTAACACAACTATAATGTTTGCTCTAAGTTCAGACCCTAAAGCAGTAAAAATCCTTCCACTGATGATGTTAAACTTTTTCTGACATTCACATAGACTATAATGCTGTAAGCACTGAGACCATTACAGAAGGTAAGGGGGGCACTTACTTTTACACTTCACTGTACAGACACAATTTAATCTGATCTAAAAGTCTGACTTCCTGTACAGGTTCTCCTGTGACTCCAGTGACAGGTAAATATCTGAGTTAAAAATCATACTGttacatttcttttccttttatctGAATCTGatctatttatctttatctgatctttttatctttatctgatctatttatctttatctgatCTATTTAACTTTATCTGatctatttatctttatctgatctatttatctttatctgatctatttatctttatctgatctatttatctgtatctgatcagatataacaaacacacacctgagtagTGAGAAGTGGTTGTATGTGATCTACTTCAGTGTGTTTGTAGTCGCTCTGATCCTCGCTGTTCCACTCATGTGTCGaggttaatacacacacacacacacacacacacacacacacacacacacacacacacacacacacacacacacacactctcactctctctctctctctctctctctctctctctctcacacacacacacaaatacacatacacacagacacagacacacacatacacacacacacacatactctctctctctcacacacacacaagcacacacacagacacagagagagaaagagagagagaactaatttaaagatttttctCAATATGCCTCACTATAAAgagataaatgtgtttaaatatatttgcaaaaactgtacaaaaacatAGAGTTtagattaattttaatttttgtctaacaaaaacataaatatatttatataactctatattttatatatagtttattatataactctatattttatatatagtttattatataaCTCTATATTTAATTCCCTGCATCAGGTTTAAAGAAGTTTCTGGAGGACGAGGTAATAAACAGGAAGTTGTTTGTTTGCTATTTCCTGTTGGACAAATAGACTcattgttaatgtgtgtgtgtatgtgtgtgtgtgtgtgtgtgtgtgtgtgtgtgtgtgtgtgtgtgtgtgtgtgtgtgtgtgtgtgtactgcaggATACCATGACAACTGTGATTTATGAAGAGGCAGAAAAGTTCAGTGTTCAGGATTAACACAAATCTACAGTGAGGAAATCTCCAGGATTTATTTTcattagttttatgttgtttagATCGTCAACATGAAGTTAATTAAAGTCTAACGATGTTCTTTCTCTTCACACATCAGATTCATGTGAAGGGATTCAGCCTGTGTGTTAGCGTTAGCATGCTAATGCTGCTGATCAGAACATGGAGTTTAAACAGTGAGATGTTTGAATGTgttacatgtttgttttaatgttaaactTCAGATAATCTCattctaaatgtttattataaatgttatgttgTCACTTCTAGAACTTTTCCACCATTTGTTATgacaaattattaaataaagtcTTTCTGAAATTatgcaaaagaataaaaaagtgttGAGTCGATGAGTGAAGTGTCGCTTTGTGCCACTGCAGATAATGTGCTTTAACGTGTAGGCAGCAGAGGGAGGATGTGGTGTTAGTGCACTTAGTTCAGGACAACATGCAGGAAATCACACCTTTTAGATTTCAGCAGCATCAAATCAGGTTGTTTCTTACAAACCTCAATCTCTGTTTCTCTGAAGACAACTTTCACACACTGGttttcagggctctcaagttttgaagacaagcaagcatgacatctccaaccccccaacaaacaccaccaaaacaacaacaacaaaaaacaataatggggagttgttgtgtttggtaaggatcataAGGATCACTGGCCACAATGtgaccaaatacaaagtatttgtttcttttctccatttgtttatttgtgtgtgagggggaatggtggcttagtagttcgattcccgcctccgcagCGGtatattacatacacagatcagtaatcaatgtgtaactgatgttactacagtgttgtgttctgacacatgaataaaatacacctttgtcaggaaagtaaggaacaaataattttaagtcaggcaagccttaaagaagaaacacattacaacagggttataagaataagaatcttagcgTATCAGTATAATTGGGGAGGAGATACATACGAGTATGGCTTAATGCCGGAAGAACAAAATTATCTTCCCACAtacttttctgtgttttttgtgttcatgttgttttGGGGTTGGCTTGTCTGTATGTAATGATGTTACCAGTGACGCCGTGTGTCAAAAAAAATTACccgattttcattgaagctttgtatTGAAGCTTGATTCGTTCTGGCAAAATCACATGACTGCTTCATTAtctgattcaaaggtttaaaatcgAGGGCTGTGCGCCCTTGTGTATTTGTATTGGAGTTTTACATGGAATCTATTACTGTATAGCGAGTTTTGGGAGAGTTTATTGTTGCGAGTTGTCAATGGAAcctgttacaaaaagatcgggttctgaaatgtgggaacacttttatttgatttcgcccaataaggtggattatattatacagtaacTTCACTCATCATTGGGCAATTATACGATTCAGTGTAACATTTCATGGcgtatattttgttatatatatttattggatagtagtaataagttgaaaaatatagaaatgcAAGATGATACCATGATACCTTGATCTTTTTGAAACGgttcacactttatacttttgtGACATTCTTATTCTTAATCTCTTTTTAggtccagtgtttgatttgctcccagcagctggactacaataataataataatacatcatccatgtCACTCATTCAAGAACACTTACAATTTCCATTTCACGAGTTCACATTAACAAATAAGACTTTGTGTctatatagtcatgctgaacatgtggacacctgattgcTGACTGCtgattgttaataaaacataattaagaACAAAGCGTCCAACTagcctacagtacagtagtctGTAAGGCAGATTTATAATGGTGTAAAAGTGTCTGCACTTATGTACCTTCAACATTcatgtttgatatttttttctaaaaactgtcaaaatgtccacattcaccatacaaaaagttatctttattacatttttgtttgtgctttaactctctacatttgattatattgtcttctggtaaagtaggttcctgtcttttgtatactatctgcttaactcactttgttctagagtagtgtgatttgaattgtgttatattctataccattgttgattttatagtgttggtctttgttgttctcccagctgattaatcaggagtagtttcagtctcccttaaggtgtgaattgggggcggggcttacctatttaaattgaaggtcagaatctctctctaacattagtgtctagtactgtttgatatattctaccataccttaattctcactcttgtttgactacaaatatgtgccttaaacccatctctgtactccaggcctactctcgcagacactctcatccacagagcagaggtcacaatgccagtaacctcatctaccctcctctgttgtgtaagtttcacacagtggtggtaggtgggctctggaattgtcagtctgctgtaaagaaagctgattttatctctgctttaacttcccattactcctttgattttcttgctctaacagagacctggatatccccacagaacactgctacaccagctgctttatcctctgcctatgttttctctcactcaccacgagaaacaggcaggggtggtggtacaggtttattgttgtcaaagaaatggtgctttaaacctctcctcttctctcatttaaccatctcttcttttgaatttcatgccatttcagttatttctccaatcaaccttgttatcattgttgtctaccgccctcctggtcccctaggagacttcctggaagaaatggactcacttcTTAGTgttttcccttccgatagctcccccctgacagtgcttggtgacttcaacctcccctctgacaagctacattcttcttccctcctgtctcttcttgaCTCATTtaccctcacactcaacagctacatccccacacacaaaggaggcaatgtcctggacctggttttcacctgtccttctccagctacagacgtgactgctacccctctacatgtctctgatcatcacctggtatccttcaccatcactctacctatcctacctaaaactacctctcaccccctcgctcttacctgcctcaaccttcactctgtctcaccttcatctgtagcttctggcactctttcttcccttcctgatcctgagtctttttcctcactacccttggactcagccacagatactttcctctcatctctttcctcaactacagtatggacttcctctgccctatgttcactaaacccaagagaacttcttgttctgctccttggctttcagatgtgctgcgcaacaatcgaagagagctaagatcatcagagagaaagtggaagaaatcacaacttgatgcagatcttgatttttacagaacacttcttgtcaagttctcctcagatgtgacttctgccaagacttccttctacaaggaaaagcttgaagcttcctcacatgaccctcggaaattccacaacatcatctcttctctcctcAACCCCCCCgactccaccttcttcatcctccctgactgcagaagactttgcttctttctaccaggagaagattgaggaaatctgccggaccttcacttcagccccgactgcacttacatctcagagaatgcattcccctacaccttcgttgtcacatttctcaactgtggcagcagaagagattttacaattCATCCAgccctgcaatcctaccacctgcccattggatccactccctaccactatgctccagaccatctcgcaagaccttttgcccttcatttccactatcgtcaataaatccatagcatctggtcaggtaccaactactttcaagagagcaagggttattcccatcctaaagaaacctgctctggatccatcagacatcagtaactacagaccggcatcacttctctcatttctgtctgtctatctctcacagaacaacctccaagatcccaaacagtctggctttaaagcagctcactctacagagacagccttatcctccctcaagagtcttgggatttgcggatcagcttgggaatggtttgcctcctacctggaaggacgctcatatcaagtaacatggaggggagtgacatctgctccacgcagactctccactggcgtcccacagggctcagtacttggtcctcttcttttctccttgtatactcaatctcttggtgaagttatttcatcacatgggttctcttaccactgctatgctgatcatacacaacttatcttctctttcccaccctcagatgccacagcttctgaccggatctcagcatatctggcagaaatttcatcatggatgactgctcatcagttaaagctcaatcctagcaaaactgaaatgctgttcatcccaggtgattcatccccaggtcacgatcttgctatatccttgcacaacgatctgatctccccttcagccacagctcgcaaccttggggtaaccatggacaatcaactgtccttttcctctcatgttgcaaatgtgactcgctcatgtcggtttcttctctacaacattagaaggattcgcccatttttgtccacacagactgctcaggtacttgttcagtctcttgtcatttctagactggattactgcaatgcactgctggcaggtctacctatgaacacaatccgtcctctgcaaatgatccaaaatgcaactgcccggcttgttttcaacctgccaaagttctcgcataccaccccgctgctgcgatccctccactggcttccggtagctgcacgcatccggttcaaaacactgatgctggcctacaaagccaaaaatggaccatctccctcttacctcaaagccctcatcattcctcgcactgcacctcgcaacctccgatctaccagcactgctcgactggttccaccatctctcagggtaagaggcaagtattctacaagactcttttctgttctggcaccaaggtggtggaatgaacttcccctagaggtccggacagctgagtcactggctattttcaagcggcgattgaagacctacttattcaggaaacactacaactagcacttctttccttatcttttgcataaaaaaacgttgacactttttcattgtaactttgaacaaatgttttaaactcatgttatcctaagtatgtaacctagtgaaccagcattaatgtattcaatgttagggatttaagcacttatgtacgtcgctctggataagggcgtctgccaaatgctgtaaatgtttggaGTTACCATGCATATGCAATGGAACATGCTTTcatcatgtatttaatatatttattaatctatccttaatttgtcaataaATTAATTCTATTTCCAATCAAGCTAATTGAAATCACAGGGTTGGTCAGTTGATTGTAAGGCCTATATATCCCTTTTAAACAAAGTAACTGCAATCACCTCACAACATggtgaaaacaggaaaaaaacagttttcttTTGAATACCTGCGAGGAGATGGATTAATATTGGGGATTGTGTCAGTGGTCTATCAAGGCTAAATGTTATGAAGCAGCTAAAACAAAGCCTGTGGGGAGACATAAATAATGCATCaatttaataattcatattttattttaaacgtgTACACATGGACATGAGGGTgatgccgtttttttttttttttaataactgaaGATATTTTACGAGTGTAGGGCActggcggttctaggatttaatctttagggggtttagccctcagtgagaatttaaaacaagaagagttctatattatatattatataacaactctggtaataagaatagtgacatttcactgcttttggttgccgtctttgcgtctttctgccgttatagataaacgcctccagctctgactgcgcgtgcacgctgcgcgtacctgtgcttccccgttcagataaagcagacagctgatgacgcacttttgaaagactacaacacacgcgcgtaaaagcaaactAAAAAAATTTGCTCTTGCatcaaactgataaaaaatTTTCTTTCCCTTCGACGACATGTCatgcattttaacatattttttattgttcatttatgaaagtaaaaattatccttagatttagggtggctgagatcacacagagggaactgaagccaccctaaaaaaggacTGGAACCACCCCTGGTGTAGGGCCATCTGTATTCGGCCTGAACGTAATGAAACAGGTGTATTGTTTACATGTATTTGGGTGCATGCAGCACTGCGCAGTCAAATCAATCTATGACATCAAAGTTCCGCGAGAGCCATTCAAAAGCTTATCATTCTCGCGTTACATTGATCTCATGTGTCAATTGATCAGCGCCGCGCAGGTTGTTAATCTTTCTATTGTGATATGCCTCAATGGCAAATAATCAgacaaaaaatgctaaattagtacataactacataAGAACAACCTCTATATTGCGATATGCTCAATGCaaataatcagtgtttattgttcagagaacatgaacaggagcttatttttaattaaaaaaacctcAGCATCACATATTGTATTTAgataacattgtattttataaaatatataaataatgacttaaaCACGAGGAAATCCAAAGTAGCATCGAGCGGTACCAAAAAGCCAGCCGTGACAGCGGAGATGGTCACAGAAGTGACTGTTTATGTAACcggcaaaagaaaataacacataTTGTCGACTCGTCAGCCTACATGAAACACAACTGCCCTCTACAGGTTTTTGAATTTCCCGTGCCAAACATTTGACCCCCCTTCGATTGGCTCTCGCAGAATGCTGGAACTACTTGTGGCATTCTTCTCTCCGAAGTAGGCTTTTTAAAAGGCCACATCTGTACCAAAGCACGAGCTAACCTAAGCCCATTTGACATTCTTTTTGCCAGGCCCCAAGCATGAGAATAACCCCACCAGGTCCTGCCAACAGTACTGCATTGACAttgatgtgtgatgatgctaTGATTAAAAACTGTGAAAAGCTATGCTGTGCTCTTGCTGTTGTTTCTAAGCAAGTTGTCAAGGAACAGGAGAAAGGCAAGTTCGTGAGTAAGCTGAAATCCGGTGAATGGATTCTGGTCAAGGACATACGGATCAACAACTGGTCATCCCAGAGGTGGAGAGGATCGTTCCAAGTCCTACTGGTCACACCGACAGTGTGAAAGGTTGATGGACGCGTGTCCTGGATCCATCAAAGCCCCACCGACGGACACTCTTGTTGTGCACTAGATTACTGAGACACCCAATAATCTGCTGGGTGGGCCAGATGTGTAATTGAATACGGAAACGTATTTGCCCTGAAGTGCCAGTACGTAGACTGAGGAAGTTGGGTTACTCTCAGTGATTAGGGGTATGGCAAAAGAGTGTGTCGGGTACCATAAATGGAAAATGAGAGTCATCTTGACCCTGTCAGCACTGCTGATCATATGGAGCTACCAGGCGTTGTTTCATACACATAACAACAAATTCTGGAAATTAGGTGTTCCCAATGTCTACTACAACAACCACCCTGACACCTCGAAATGATACTTTTAACAATACTCTTACGGTTATGGCCCAGGTCTGCATCTCAGAAACCTGCATATCAGGCAACACGACAGAGACAATACCTGAacagaagtagtagtagtagtagtagtagtagtagtaggagtaGTAGTAGCCCTTTATTGTCACCGATCACAGGTAACAgcgaaattagccatcaacctgtccatacatacaatatgacgAGGGGGGACAGGGCAGGAAGACAGGGGTTTAaagaagaaatacagcataacatgagggaagggaggagaaaaaaaacaacccccagactatgCTCCTGTGgggagtacagtgtgggaacaggaaaaaaacacctcagcaacataagcacataataAGTACACCATGAAAAACACTGGACTTGCAACAGGGGAGGGGAGTGGGGGGTGGATGTAAcccagcacaggcaagcagccacCCGGTCCTGCAGCCATTCTCGGCGCTGGTCACAAAAAAGTTCTTGTATGTGTAATGGGGTAGAAGGTGTAGGACTATAAATTGGGTGGACTACAAATCCCAGGAGTCAAAAGACTAAAAAACGAAGTCAAACTTGGTGACTTCC is a genomic window of Tachysurus fulvidraco isolate hzauxx_2018 chromosome 8, HZAU_PFXX_2.0, whole genome shotgun sequence containing:
- the LOC113657158 gene encoding uncharacterized protein LOC113657158 isoform X4, with the translated sequence MAILIISSLLILVLLGVRTDESNLDCFPSIRMPRNTVWSARVTERLMINCTVETKTNCWNNIAVSWCKIDMKNECIYLTHSTHTSTEWRTISESKKLFFLIFWKISLQDSGLYRCEIQSPVHTMSHNINVTVTDYNAVSTETITEGSPVTPVTDITNTHLSSEKWLYVIYFSVFVVALILAVPLMCRGLKKFLEDEDTMTTVIYEEAEKFSVQD
- the LOC113657158 gene encoding uncharacterized protein LOC113657158 isoform X6, translated to MPRNTVWSARVTERLMINCTVETKTNCWNNIAVSWCKIDMKNECIYLTHSTHTSTEWRTISESKKLFFLIFWKISLQDSGLYRCEIQSPVHTMSHNINVTVTDYNAVSTETITEGSPVTPVTDITNTHLSSEKWLYVIYFSVFVVALILAVPLMCRGLKKFLEDEDTMTTVIYEEAEKFSVQD